In one Melospiza melodia melodia isolate bMelMel2 chromosome 5, bMelMel2.pri, whole genome shotgun sequence genomic region, the following are encoded:
- the LOC134418622 gene encoding albumin-like, whose protein sequence is MKWLTLISFIIFLSSASSRNLQRTARDAEHKSPIAHRFNDLKEETFKAVAMITFAQYLQRCSYDGLSKLVKDVVDLAHKCVANEDAPECSKPLPSVFLDEICQVDKLRDSYGDMADCCGKADPERNQCFLSFKVQHPDFVQRYQRPAADVICNEYKDHRVQLLGNFVYSVARRNPFLHAPAILGLAAEYENALKSCCSESDVGACLEEKAAVIKERAKKIDVKQQHGCRILEKYGERTFQASKLVRLSQKYPKAPFAELVKMVHDVKDVYKECCDGDMVECVDDWSELVASLCSKQDVFSSKLKPCCELPAVERTKCIMEVEFDDKPDNLPSLVEKYIQDKEVCKSYEANHDAFLSEFVYEYSRRHPELSTQLVMRITKGYETLLDKCCKTDNPAECYGNAQEELNKHVKETEDVVKTNCELFNTHGEADFLKGILVRYTKKMPQVSSETLLEIGKKMTGVGKKCCNLPEQKRLSCSEHYLSIIIEDMCKRQESTPINEQVSQCCNELYSYRRPCFTAMGVDTKYVPPPFDPMMFNFDEKLCTAAPAEREAGQLKMLVNLIKRKPQMTEEQMKTIGGSFTAMVEKCCKQADVEGCLGEEGASLIVQSRAILGIGA, encoded by the exons ATGAAGTGGTTAACATTAATTTCATTTATTATCTTCCTGAGCTCTGCCAGTTCCAGGAATCTGCAAAGAACTGCACGAGATGCAG AGCACAAGAGCCCGATTGCCCACCGCTTCAATGACCTGAAGGAAGAGACATTTAAGGCAGT TGCCATGATCACATTTGCCCAGTACCTGCAGAGATGCTCCTACGATGGACTGTCCAAGCTGGTGAAGGATGTGGTTGACCTGGCACATAAGTGTGTGGCCAACGAGGATGCTCCCGAGTGCTCAAAACCACTG CCCTCTGTTTTCCTGGATGAAATCTGCCAAGTGGACAAACTCCGTGACTCATACGGTgacatggctgactgctgtggtAAAGCTGACCCCGAAAGAAACCAGTGCTTCCTGTCCTTCAAAGTGCAGCACCCAGACTTTGTCCAGCGCTACCAGAGACCTGCTGCTGATGTCATCTGCAACGAGTACAAGGACCACCGcgtgcagctcctgggaaa TTTTGTCTACAGTGTTGCAAGAAGAAACCCCTTCCTGCACGCCCCAGCGATCCTGGGCCTGGCTGCTGAGTATGAAAACGCACTTAAAAGCTGCTGCTCAGAGAGTGATGTTGGTGCTTGCTTGGAGGAAAAG GCAGCTGTCATCAAGGAAAGAGCCAAGAAGATAGATGTGAAGCAGCAGCACGGATGCAGGATCCTCGAAAAGTATGGTGAGAGGACTTTCCAAGCAAG TAAACTCGTTCGTCTGAGCCAGAAGTACCCCAAGGCTCCCTTTGCAGAGCTGGTTAAGATGGTCCACGATGTGAAGGATGTCTACAAAGAGTGCTGTGATGGGGACATGGTGGAGTGTGTGGATGACTGG TCCGAGCTCGTGGCCTCTCTGTGCTCTAAACAAGATGTTTTCTCAAGTAAACTCAAGCCCTGCTGCGAGCTGCCAGCTGTGGAAAGGACCAAGTGCATCATGGAGGTGGAGTTTGATGACAAACCCGACAACCTTCCTTCACTAGTTGAAAAATACATTCAAGATAAGGAAGTGTGTAAAAGCTATGAGGCAAACCATGATGCATTCCTGTCAGA GTTTGTTTATGAATACTCACGAAGACACCCTGAGCTCTCCACACAGCTGGTTATGAGGATTACCAAGGGATATGAAACACTCCTGGATAAGTGCTGCAAGACAGACAACCCTGCTGAGTGCTACGGGAACGCT CAAGAGGAACTGAACAAGCACGTCAAGGAAACCGAGGATGTGGTGAAGACCAACTGTGAGCTGTTCAATACCCATGGCGAGGCAGACTTCCTTAAAGG AATTCTGGTCCGCTACACCAAGAAAATGCCTCAGGTATCAAGTGAGACCTTGCTTGAAATCGGGAAGAAAATGACAGGGGTTGGCAAGAAGTGCTGCAATCTCCCTGAGCAGAAACGCCTGTCTTGTTCTGAGCACTAC CTGAGCATCATCATTGAAGACATGTGCAAGAGGCAGGAGAGCACCCCCATCAATGAGCAGGTTTCCCAGTGCTGCAACGAGCTCTACTCATACAGGAGGCCATGTTTCACTGCCATGGGTGTAGACACCAAATACGTGCCACCACCCTTTGACCCCATGATGTTCAACTTCGATGAGAAGCTGTGCACTGCTGCTCCGGCTGAGCGCGAAGCAGGGCAGCTCAA AATGCTCGTCAACCTCATCAAGCGCAAGCCCCAGATGACAGAAGAACAAATGAAGACAATTGGTGGGAGTTTCACTGCCATGGTGGAAAAGTGCTGCAAGCAGGCAGATGTTGAAGGGTGCCTTGGAGAAGAG GGTGCTTCCCTAATAGTCCAGAGCAGAGCCATATTAGGAATTGGTGCTTAA